The Shewanella sp. MTB7 genome includes a window with the following:
- the yedF gene encoding sulfurtransferase-like selenium metabolism protein YedF: protein MTGSIEPDYNLEIYGEPCPYPAVATLEAMASLKPGEVLEVITDCSQSINNIPNDARSHGYEVLDVSQQGVILRFLLKK, encoded by the coding sequence ATGACAGGATCTATCGAGCCTGATTACAATTTAGAGATTTATGGGGAGCCTTGCCCTTATCCTGCGGTTGCTACGCTTGAAGCGATGGCATCACTAAAACCAGGTGAAGTGTTAGAGGTGATCACCGATTGCTCGCAATCAATCAATAATATCCCTAATGATGCAAGAAGCCACGGTTATGAAGTGCTGGACGTTAGTCAGCAAGGTGTGATACTGCGTTTTTTGCTTAAGAAATAA
- the yedE gene encoding selenium metabolism membrane protein YedE/FdhT, translating into MWLTFKNQFFIKFWSPFAAVIAAGILSTYFFGLTGSLWAVTGEFTRWGGHVLQWFGAEPETWEYFKIIGLQGTPLDRVGGVMIIGMFGGCLAAVLWANNMKLRMPSSKKRIAQALIGGIIAGFGARMAMGCNLAAFFTGIPQFTLHAWIFAFTAAAGTYIGAKITLLPFFRSSARVKPGGLKKVTKVNIHQVQHRFRLGWVVFAVMISGSFYMMSRSTKLGMAMFMGIIFGLLIERAQICFTSAFRDMWITGRTHMAKAIILGMAVSVIGIYSYVQLGMTPKTLWAGPNVVIGGLLFGIGIVIAGGCETGWMYRALEGQVHFWWVGLGNIVGATILAYYWDELAEPLATSWDKVNLLDVFGPLGALGVTYLLLGLSFVLILLWERHFFKKQNKVKEIAAADIR; encoded by the coding sequence ATGTGGTTAACGTTTAAAAATCAGTTTTTTATTAAGTTCTGGTCGCCTTTTGCTGCCGTGATTGCCGCAGGGATTTTGTCTACTTATTTTTTTGGTTTAACGGGCTCGCTTTGGGCCGTGACTGGGGAGTTTACGCGATGGGGCGGACATGTATTACAGTGGTTCGGAGCGGAACCTGAAACATGGGAATATTTTAAAATTATCGGCTTGCAAGGTACACCGCTGGATCGTGTCGGCGGCGTAATGATTATTGGTATGTTTGGTGGCTGTTTAGCTGCAGTGTTGTGGGCGAACAACATGAAGCTACGGATGCCCAGTAGTAAGAAGCGTATTGCACAGGCACTGATTGGCGGCATCATTGCTGGTTTTGGTGCTCGTATGGCAATGGGGTGTAATCTCGCCGCCTTCTTTACCGGCATTCCACAATTTACCTTGCATGCATGGATCTTTGCCTTTACAGCTGCCGCGGGTACTTATATTGGGGCAAAGATCACCTTATTACCTTTTTTCCGCTCAAGCGCAAGGGTTAAACCCGGAGGCTTGAAAAAAGTGACGAAAGTTAATATTCATCAAGTACAGCACCGTTTTCGTCTGGGCTGGGTGGTATTTGCAGTGATGATATCGGGCTCATTCTATATGATGAGTCGTTCTACAAAGCTAGGTATGGCTATGTTTATGGGTATTATTTTTGGTTTGTTGATTGAACGAGCTCAGATCTGTTTTACCTCAGCCTTCAGAGACATGTGGATCACTGGCCGGACCCATATGGCTAAAGCCATTATCTTAGGCATGGCGGTCAGTGTTATCGGCATTTATAGCTATGTGCAGCTAGGTATGACGCCAAAGACCCTTTGGGCGGGTCCCAATGTCGTGATTGGTGGCTTGCTGTTTGGCATCGGCATTGTGATTGCTGGTGGTTGTGAAACGGGTTGGATGTACCGTGCATTAGAGGGCCAAGTTCATTTTTGGTGGGTGGGTTTAGGGAATATTGTTGGCGCAACCATTTTGGCTTATTACTGGGACGAACTCGCGGAACCTTTGGCAACGAGTTGGGATAAGGTGAACTTATTAGATGTGTTCGGGCCATTAGGGGCTCTGGGGGTGACTTACCTATTGCTTGGCTTGTCGTTTGTGCTGATTTTATTGTGGGAACGCCATTTTTTCAAAAAGCAGAATAAGGTGAAAGAGATAGCTGCCGCTGATATTCGTTAA
- a CDS encoding serine hydrolase domain-containing protein, translated as MRYIKTATMSVTLLLCMAQSGYSHSAEIESSDYQALIESILDKAAVPFSGRVLLSKNGKLLASVTKGEGITLNSSFVMASQSKQITAVLVMQAVDNGKLNLKHTLNHYLNQQGTTKEFPRFAHYDKRITLEQLLSHTSGINHLGKPNLFKPGTKFHYSNLGYTVLAQVLEQINHLSFQAQITNLDQINQLKGISARTGTIDKLHSQIPSLAYGKVETNRKLSPTDLTITHELIPAGGLMSTAPAFARFMHQLHTGKLMSDTSYALMTQAHTTRPHRWPEMNYGYGLQINEQDGIIEYSHSGYLPGYMSLSLHYPQANLDLIVLESTSLSLNDIKRTFSLHDQMRTAIRTLVK; from the coding sequence ATGAGATACATCAAAACAGCCACCATGTCTGTGACGCTGCTTTTGTGCATGGCACAGTCTGGTTATAGCCATTCAGCAGAAATAGAGAGCAGTGATTATCAAGCCCTTATCGAATCAATACTTGATAAAGCTGCAGTCCCTTTCAGTGGCAGAGTGTTGCTTTCAAAAAATGGTAAGCTTCTCGCCTCTGTGACAAAGGGAGAGGGGATCACGCTCAACTCCAGTTTTGTTATGGCTTCACAGTCGAAACAGATCACTGCCGTACTGGTTATGCAAGCCGTCGACAATGGAAAGCTAAACCTGAAGCACACTCTCAATCATTACCTTAATCAGCAGGGTACAACCAAAGAATTTCCTCGGTTTGCTCACTATGACAAACGTATCACCTTGGAACAACTTCTTAGTCACACCTCAGGTATTAATCACTTAGGAAAACCCAATCTATTTAAACCGGGAACAAAGTTTCACTATTCAAACTTAGGCTACACAGTACTGGCTCAAGTGCTGGAACAGATCAATCATCTCAGCTTTCAAGCACAGATCACGAACCTAGATCAAATTAATCAACTCAAAGGAATTTCAGCCAGAACTGGCACTATCGATAAGCTCCACAGCCAGATACCCTCTCTCGCTTATGGAAAAGTCGAGACCAATAGAAAGTTATCCCCTACTGATTTAACCATAACCCATGAGTTGATTCCCGCTGGCGGGCTCATGAGCACAGCCCCTGCTTTTGCTCGCTTTATGCATCAACTGCATACAGGAAAATTGATGAGTGATACAAGTTATGCATTGATGACTCAGGCGCACACCACTCGTCCCCATCGCTGGCCTGAAATGAACTATGGCTACGGTTTACAAATAAATGAACAAGATGGAATAATCGAATACAGCCACAGCGGCTATCTACCTGGTTATATGTCCCTATCACTGCATTATCCTCAAGCGAATTTAGACCTCATTGTGCTTGAGAGTACCTCTTTATCTCTTAATGATATAAAGCGCACTTTTTCACTACACGATCAGATGCGCACCGCCATTAGAACACTCGTGAAATAG
- a CDS encoding DUF1456 family protein, with protein MINNDILRRVRFVFDYQNAKMIKIFAKVNHEMTQELLLNMLKKESEEGYQPCNDKTMCLFLDGLIIEKRGLKEGAEIPEPVSQLNNNLIFKKLRVALEMREDDIISTLALAEFNMSKSELGALFRKPGHKHFKECGDQVLRNFLAGLSLKLRGK; from the coding sequence ATGATAAACAATGATATTTTACGCCGTGTCCGTTTCGTGTTTGATTACCAAAATGCAAAAATGATTAAAATTTTCGCAAAGGTAAATCATGAAATGACGCAAGAGCTTCTACTCAACATGCTTAAGAAAGAGTCAGAAGAGGGCTATCAACCATGTAATGACAAGACTATGTGTCTTTTCTTAGATGGTTTAATCATTGAAAAACGTGGTCTTAAAGAGGGTGCTGAAATTCCTGAGCCAGTATCTCAACTGAACAACAACCTAATTTTTAAGAAGTTAAGAGTGGCACTTGAGATGCGTGAAGACGACATCATTAGCACTTTAGCATTAGCCGAGTTCAATATGTCTAAGTCTGAATTAGGTGCATTATTTAGAAAGCCAGGTCATAAACACTTTAAAGAGTGTGGCGATCAAGTATTACGTAATTTCCTAGCGGGTCTATCGCTTAAGCTTCGCGGTAAGTAA